The sequence TGCCGGATTTATCTATTTTATCATCAGCATTAGCGCATCAATGCTGGTCAGTTACCTGAAAAAAAGGACGGTTTGATGATTTTCCTGAAAAATGTTTCTAAATGGTATGGCCAATTTCAGGTGCTAACCGACTGCTCCACGGAAGTGAAAAAAGGTGAAGTAGTCGTGGTTTGCGGCCCTTCCGGCTCCGGTAAATCGACCTTAATTAAAACCGTTAACGGCCTGGAACCGATCCAGAAAGGCGAAATCGAAGTCAACGGCATTATCGTTAACGATAAAAAGACCAATCTGGCCCAGTTGCGTTCAAAAGTCGGCATGGTGTTCCAGCATTTTGAACTGTTTCCGCATCTGTCGATCATCGAAAACCTGACGCTGGCGCAGGTAAAAGTGCTGAAACGCGATCGTCAGGAAGCGAAGGTGAAAGCGCAAAAGCTGCTGGAGCGCGTCGGCCTGTCGGTGCAGGCCAATAAATACCCCGGCCAGCTTTCCGGCGGTCAGCAGCAGCGCGTCGCCATTGCCCGCGCGCTCTGTATGGACCCCATCGCCATGCTGTTCGATGAACCCACCTCGGCACTCGATCCGGAAATGATCAACGAAGTGCTGGACGTGATGGTGGAGCTGGCGCAGGAAGGGATGACCATGATGGTGGTGACCCATGAAATGGGTTTTGCCCGCAAGGTGGCGCACCGGGTCATTTTTATGGATGAAGGGAAAATTATTGAAGATACCCCGAAAGACGATTTCTTCAATAATCCGCAGTCCGATCGCGCCAAAGACTTTCTGGCCAAGATCCTGCACTGATGTACCGCAAGCGTGCCCACGGGCGCGCTTGTTTCATCAACGCCCTATGGCTGGAACGGCTGGCGATGGAACTGGTCGTGCGAGCATTTGGGGCAAAGCGGCAAAATTTCCGGCGTATAAAAGGCGATATGGTGATGGCAGTTTTCACACACCAAATCGCCTAATCCCACCACCTCGCCGCTGTGATAAACTCCGTGACGGCTGACATCCTTAAAGATTTCCCGCCACTCCAACTGGGTTTTATCGGTGATATCCGCCAGTTCCTGCCACAGGCTCTCCTTGATAACCCGCATAAAGACGCTATCGGTAAATTCATCCTGGCTCTCACCGTAGCTGCGGGCGAACTCCTCCAGGTCGCGCTGCACGGCCTGAATCACCTGCTCGATCTCTTTTTGCGTCAACTCCGAGCTTTCCTGCAACGTCTGCCGCGCCCTTTGCACCAGACCGTCGATATCCCGTTCGCCATTGTTCAGCCGGGTCGTCACCAAAGCCATTAACTCGCGGTAGTAGCGGGCTACTTTACTCATGCTTCCTCCTGCCTATGCCGGTTGAAATGCGATGCGCACTACTTTCTCGGTGTCTGACTGCATCCGACTGGTCGGACAGTTTTCCCGCGCCTTACAACTCATTGGTTATATCTCCCTCTATTTTAGACCATTTTCCCCCCACTACCGGGATGGCCGCCATATTTGGGTGATTTTCATCCGTTTGCGCCTCACAAATCAGAAATATTCCTCCGTCGGGAACAGGGTGTTGTTGCCTTACTCGCTTATCAGCTATGCTATGCGGATCTTTTGTTATGAATCGGAGCGCGCTACCGGCGTCGCTCTTCTTTGACTCAATAGGACCCCTGGCAGCCATGCAAGAGCAATACCGCCCAGAAGAGATAGAAGCGCACGTCCAGCTTCACTGGCAAGAAAAGCGGACATTCAAAGTGACCGAAGAACCTGGCAAGGAAAAGTATTACTGTCTTTCCATGCTGCCCTACCCTTCTGGCCGTCTACATATGGGACACGTTCGTAATTACACCATCGGCGACGTGATCTCTCGCTATCAGCGCATGCTGGGGAAAAACGTGCTGCAGCCGATCGGCTGGGATGCGTTCGGCCTGCCCGCCGAAGGCGCGGCGGTTAAAAACAACACCGCCCCCGCCCCCTGGACTTACGCAAATATCGAATATATGAAAAACCAGTTGAAGCTGTTGGGCTTCGGCTATGACTGGGATCGCGAAGTCGCCACCTGTAAACCCGACTACTATCGCTGGGAACAGTGGTTCTTCACCAAACTGTATGAAAAAGGCCTGGTTTACAAAAAAACCTCCGCGGTGAACTGGTGTCCGAACGATCAGACCGTGCTGGCCAACGAGCAGGTTATCGACGGTTGCTGCTGGCGCTGCGACAGCAAAGTCGAGCGCAAGGAAATTCCGCAGTGGTTTATCAAAATCACCGCCTATGCCGATCAGTTGCTCAACGATCTGGATACGCTGGAAAGCTGGCCCGAACAGGTCAAAACTATGCAGCGCAACTGGATTGGCCGTTCCGAAGGGGTTGAAATCACCTTTGACGTGGCCGACAGCCAGGAGAAACTGAGCGTCTATACCACCCGCCCCGATACCTTTATGGGCGTGACCTACGTTGCCGTCGCCGCCGGCCACCCGCTGGCGCAGCAGGCAGCCGCCAATAACCCGGCGCTGGCCGACTTTATCGAAGAATGCCGCAATACCAAAGTGGCCGAAGCCGACATGGCCACCATGGAGAAGAAGGGCATGTCCACCGGCCTGTATGCCATTCATCCGCTGAACGGCGAAAAGGTGGCGATCTGGGCGGCGAATTTCGTACTGATGGATTACGGCACCGGCGCCGTAATGGCGGTGCCGGGACACGATCAGCGCGACTGGGAGTTCGCCAGCAAGTACGGTCTGACCATCAAACCGGTTATCCTCAACGGCGACGGCGGCGAACCCGACCTGTCGGCGCAGGCGATGACCGAAAAAGGCCGTCTGTTCAACTCCGGCGAGTTCGACGGTATGGATTTTGAAACCGCCTTCAACGCCATTGCCGATAAGCTGGTCACACTGGGCATCGGCGAACGTAAAGTCAACTACCGCCTGCGCGACTGGGGAGTTTCCCGTCAGCGCTACTGGGGCGCGCCCATTCCCATGATCACGCTGGAAGACGGCACCGTTATTCCGACGCCGGAAGATCAACTACCGGTAGTGCTGCCGGAAGACGTGGTGATGGACGGCATCACCAGCCCGCTGAAGGCCAACCCCGAGTGGGCGAAAACCACCGTCAACGGCCGCCCGGCGCTGCGCGAAACCGATACCTTCGATACCTTTATGGAGTCGTCCTGGTACTACGCGCGCTACACCTGCCCGCAGTACGATAAGGGCATGCTGGACCCCGCCGCAGCCAACTACTGGCTGCCGGTGGATCAGTATGTCGGCGGCATCGAACACGCCATCATGCACCTGATGTACTTCCGCTTCTTCCACAAGCTGCTGCGCGACGCCGGTCTGGTCAACTCCGACGAACCGGCCAAACGCCTGCTGTGCCAGGGCATGGTGCTGGCGGACGCTTTCTATTACCCCGGCGATAACGGCGAGCGCATCTGGGTCTCCCCGGCGGACGTCACCGTCGAACGCGATGAGAAAGGCCGCATCGTCAAGGCTATCGACAACGCAGGCCGCGAGGTGGTCTATGCGGGTATGAGTAAAATGTCGAAGTCCAAGAACAACGGCATCGACCCGCAGGTGATGGTTGAAAAATATGGTGCGGATACCGTCCGGCTGTTTATGATGTTCGCCTCCCCGGCGGAAATGACGCTGGAATGGCAGGAGTCCGGGGTTGAAGGGGCGAACCGCTTCCTGAAGCGCGTCTGGAAACAGGCCTTCGACCATACGGCGAAAGGTCCGGTTGCGGCGCTGGATGTGACGTCGCTGACGGAAGATCAGAAAGCGCTGCGTCGCGATCTGCATAAAACCATCGCCAAGGTGACCGATGATATCGGCCGGCGCCAAACCTTTAACACCGCCATCGCCGCCATCATGGAGCTGATGAACAAGCTGGCCAAGGCGCCGCAGGAAAGCGCGCAGGATCGCGCCCTGACGCAGGAAACCCTGCTGGCGGTGGTGCGTATGCTTTATCCGTTCACCCCGCACGTTTGCTTTATACTGTGGCAGGCATTGCAAGGCGAAGGCGATATCGATACCGCTCCGTGGCCGGTCGCCGATGGAAACGCCATGGTGGAAGATTCCAAACTGGTGGTGATTCAGGTTAACGGTAAGGTACGCGGTAAAATCACCGTCGCCGCCGATGCCGGTCAGGATCAAGTGCGCGAACGCGCCGCCCAGGAACCTCTGGTGGCGAAATACCTGGACGGCGTCACTGTGCGTAAAGTGATTTATGTCCCTGGCAAACTGCTTAACCTGGTTGTGGGTTAAGGCAAGGAGGATCTGTGCGACATCGTCTATTCACGTTGTTGCTGGGGCTGGCGGTGTTACTCACCGCCGGCTGCGGTTACCATCTGCGCGGCACCACACAGGTGCCTGAGCAGCTACAAAAGCTGGTGCTGGACAGCAGCGACCCCTACGGCCCGTTAACCCGCGCGGTGCGCGAGCAGCTGCGCCTCAGCGACGTGGAAATCGTTGATGACGCCGCCCGGCAGGATATTCCGTCATTGCGGCTGCTGAACACCTCGGAAACGAAGGATACCGTCTCGATTTTCCAGGACGGGAAAACCGCCGAATACCAAATGGTATTGACGCTCCGGGCGCAGGTGCTGATGCCGGATGAAGATATCTATCCGCTCAGCGTGACGGTATTCCGCACCTTCTTCGATAACCCGTTAACCGCGCTGGCGAAAGACGCCGAGCAGGATATTATCCGCCAGGAAATGCGCGAGCAGGCGGCGCAGCAGTTGGTGCGTAAGCTGCTTACCGTCAACGGCAAAGAGGCCGCCGAGCGGCGGCAGAGCACCGCGGCCGCCGTTACTCCACCCGCGCGGCCATGATACGGCTTTACCCGGAACAGCTCGCCGCGCAGCTCCATGAGGGGCTGCGCGCCTGTTATCTGATCTGCGGTAACGACCCCCTGCTGCTGCAGGAAAGCCTGGACGCTATTCGCCACTCGGCTCAGCAGCAGACATTCAGCGAACATTTCAGCTTCACGCTGGATGTTCACACCGACTGGGATGCGATCTTCAGCACCTGTCAGGCGCTTAGCCTGTTCGCCACCCGGCAGACGCTATTGCTGATATTGCCTGAAAACGGCCCGAATGCGGCGATGGCGGAAAATCTGGTCAAGCTTTCCGGCTTACTACACCCCGATATTTTACTGATGCTGCGCGGCAACAAGCTGAGCAAGGCGCAGGAAAACAGCGCCTGGTTCAAGGCGTTGCCGCAGGACGGCGCCTATGTGAACTGCCTGTCCCCGGAGCAGGCGCAGCTGCCGCGCTGGGTGGCCAACCGCGCCAAAGCGATGAAACTGACGCTGGACGAACCGGCGGGCCAGCTTATCTGCTACTGCTATGAGGGCAACCTGCTGGCCTTAACCCAGGCGCTGGAACGGCTGGCGCTACTTTATCCCGACGGCAAGCTCACCCTGCCCCGGGTTGAGCAGGCGGTCAGCGACGCCGCGCACTTTACCCCGTTTCACTGGCTGGATGCCTTACTGGCGGGCAAAAGCAAACGCGCCTGGCATATCCTGCACCAGCTCAGGCAGGAAGATTGCGAACCCGTCATTCTACTGCGCACTCTACAGCGCGAACTGCTGTTGCTGCTTACGCTGAAGCGGAAAATGGCCAAAGCGCCGTTGCGTACGCTCTTCGATCAGCATAAAGTCTGGCAAAATCGCCGCGACCTGTTAACCCAGGCGCTGCAACGGTTAACCATGGCGCAGTTGCACCAGGCCATCAGCCTGCTGGCGAAACTGGAAATTACCCTGAAACAGAACTATGGTCAGTCCGTCTGGTCGGAGCTGGAAACGCTCGCCATGATATTGTGCGGTAAAAACCTGCCAGAGAGCCTGTTAGATGTTAACTAGTTCGACCACGCCAACCGACGCCATCAACCCTGCCGGCCCCGCATCGCTGACCGCGTTTTTCGGCGGG comes from Brenneria nigrifluens DSM 30175 = ATCC 13028 and encodes:
- a CDS encoding amino acid ABC transporter ATP-binding protein; translated protein: MIFLKNVSKWYGQFQVLTDCSTEVKKGEVVVVCGPSGSGKSTLIKTVNGLEPIQKGEIEVNGIIVNDKKTNLAQLRSKVGMVFQHFELFPHLSIIENLTLAQVKVLKRDRQEAKVKAQKLLERVGLSVQANKYPGQLSGGQQQRVAIARALCMDPIAMLFDEPTSALDPEMINEVLDVMVELAQEGMTMMVVTHEMGFARKVAHRVIFMDEGKIIEDTPKDDFFNNPQSDRAKDFLAKILH
- a CDS encoding zinc ribbon-containing protein; the protein is MSKVARYYRELMALVTTRLNNGERDIDGLVQRARQTLQESSELTQKEIEQVIQAVQRDLEEFARSYGESQDEFTDSVFMRVIKESLWQELADITDKTQLEWREIFKDVSRHGVYHSGEVVGLGDLVCENCHHHIAFYTPEILPLCPKCSHDQFHRQPFQP
- the leuS gene encoding leucine--tRNA ligase, whose translation is MQEQYRPEEIEAHVQLHWQEKRTFKVTEEPGKEKYYCLSMLPYPSGRLHMGHVRNYTIGDVISRYQRMLGKNVLQPIGWDAFGLPAEGAAVKNNTAPAPWTYANIEYMKNQLKLLGFGYDWDREVATCKPDYYRWEQWFFTKLYEKGLVYKKTSAVNWCPNDQTVLANEQVIDGCCWRCDSKVERKEIPQWFIKITAYADQLLNDLDTLESWPEQVKTMQRNWIGRSEGVEITFDVADSQEKLSVYTTRPDTFMGVTYVAVAAGHPLAQQAAANNPALADFIEECRNTKVAEADMATMEKKGMSTGLYAIHPLNGEKVAIWAANFVLMDYGTGAVMAVPGHDQRDWEFASKYGLTIKPVILNGDGGEPDLSAQAMTEKGRLFNSGEFDGMDFETAFNAIADKLVTLGIGERKVNYRLRDWGVSRQRYWGAPIPMITLEDGTVIPTPEDQLPVVLPEDVVMDGITSPLKANPEWAKTTVNGRPALRETDTFDTFMESSWYYARYTCPQYDKGMLDPAAANYWLPVDQYVGGIEHAIMHLMYFRFFHKLLRDAGLVNSDEPAKRLLCQGMVLADAFYYPGDNGERIWVSPADVTVERDEKGRIVKAIDNAGREVVYAGMSKMSKSKNNGIDPQVMVEKYGADTVRLFMMFASPAEMTLEWQESGVEGANRFLKRVWKQAFDHTAKGPVAALDVTSLTEDQKALRRDLHKTIAKVTDDIGRRQTFNTAIAAIMELMNKLAKAPQESAQDRALTQETLLAVVRMLYPFTPHVCFILWQALQGEGDIDTAPWPVADGNAMVEDSKLVVIQVNGKVRGKITVAADAGQDQVRERAAQEPLVAKYLDGVTVRKVIYVPGKLLNLVVG
- the lptE gene encoding LPS assembly lipoprotein LptE; its protein translation is MRHRLFTLLLGLAVLLTAGCGYHLRGTTQVPEQLQKLVLDSSDPYGPLTRAVREQLRLSDVEIVDDAARQDIPSLRLLNTSETKDTVSIFQDGKTAEYQMVLTLRAQVLMPDEDIYPLSVTVFRTFFDNPLTALAKDAEQDIIRQEMREQAAQQLVRKLLTVNGKEAAERRQSTAAAVTPPARP
- the holA gene encoding DNA polymerase III subunit delta, with translation MIRLYPEQLAAQLHEGLRACYLICGNDPLLLQESLDAIRHSAQQQTFSEHFSFTLDVHTDWDAIFSTCQALSLFATRQTLLLILPENGPNAAMAENLVKLSGLLHPDILLMLRGNKLSKAQENSAWFKALPQDGAYVNCLSPEQAQLPRWVANRAKAMKLTLDEPAGQLICYCYEGNLLALTQALERLALLYPDGKLTLPRVEQAVSDAAHFTPFHWLDALLAGKSKRAWHILHQLRQEDCEPVILLRTLQRELLLLLTLKRKMAKAPLRTLFDQHKVWQNRRDLLTQALQRLTMAQLHQAISLLAKLEITLKQNYGQSVWSELETLAMILCGKNLPESLLDVN